From the genome of Flavobacterium luteolum, one region includes:
- a CDS encoding ArsR/SmtB family transcription factor, whose translation MEIRRDVFQAIADPTRRAILSLVAIQAMTPGAIAENFNSSRQTISKHIQILNECELLHQTQNGREIYYHLNPEKMKEIDKFIEPFRKMWDDRFNKLEAIMKNYKK comes from the coding sequence ATGGAAATTAGAAGAGATGTTTTTCAAGCAATAGCCGATCCTACTCGAAGAGCTATTTTAAGTTTAGTTGCCATTCAGGCTATGACACCTGGGGCGATTGCGGAGAATTTTAACTCGTCTAGACAGACGATTTCAAAACATATTCAGATTTTAAACGAATGTGAACTGTTACATCAAACACAAAACGGAAGAGAAATTTATTATCATTTAAACCCTGAAAAAATGAAAGAAATTGACAAATTCATCGAACCATTTAGAAAAATGTGGGACGATCGTTTTAATAAGTTAGAAGCAATTATGAAAAACTATAAAAAATAA
- a CDS encoding SRPBCC domain-containing protein, producing MEKKTKIHAEDDRLDLVITREFNLPVKLLFKAHTESEIVAQWMGTKVLKLESKKYGGWEFETSDPNGNVVFKANGVFHDFVLNEKIVRTFEMDNINFAPQLEFLEFEKLTDDTSKLTMQIIYKSIEHRMTQLKLPFAQGLNMAHNRLEEIVTKIK from the coding sequence ATGGAAAAGAAAACAAAAATTCACGCCGAAGATGACAGACTGGATCTTGTGATTACGAGAGAGTTTAATCTGCCAGTTAAATTATTATTTAAAGCTCACACCGAATCTGAAATTGTTGCTCAATGGATGGGCACAAAAGTTTTGAAATTGGAAAGCAAGAAATACGGTGGTTGGGAGTTTGAAACCAGTGATCCTAATGGAAATGTAGTTTTTAAGGCTAATGGTGTTTTTCATGATTTTGTTCTAAATGAAAAAATAGTTAGAACCTTTGAAATGGATAATATCAATTTTGCGCCACAATTAGAATTTTTAGAATTTGAAAAGCTAACAGATGATACTAGCAAATTGACTATGCAGATTATCTACAAATCTATTGAACATAGAATGACGCAGTTAAAATTGCCGTTTGCGCAAGGCTTAAATATGGCACACAACCGATTGGAAGAAATTGTAACTAAAATAAAATAA
- a CDS encoding DoxX family protein, which translates to MSKKNKIIYWIATLWLALGMTATGIVQLIPVKEEAEMIQHLGYPLYFLTLLGVWKLLGVIAILIPKFGLLKEWAYAGFFFAMSGAVISHLAVKDDASALFGPILLIVLTIVSWYFRPETRRCCSN; encoded by the coding sequence ATGAGCAAAAAGAATAAAATTATTTATTGGATTGCCACTTTATGGCTGGCTTTAGGAATGACAGCAACAGGAATTGTACAGCTGATTCCTGTAAAAGAAGAAGCAGAAATGATTCAACATTTAGGATATCCGCTTTACTTTTTAACCCTTTTGGGTGTTTGGAAATTATTGGGAGTTATAGCAATTTTAATTCCGAAATTCGGTTTATTAAAAGAATGGGCATATGCAGGTTTCTTTTTTGCAATGTCTGGCGCTGTGATTTCACATTTAGCTGTCAAAGATGATGCATCGGCACTTTTTGGACCAATATTATTAATTGTTTTAACTATTGTTTCTTGGTATTTCAGACCAGAAACTAGAAGATGCTGTTCAAATTAA
- a CDS encoding DUF4256 domain-containing protein, which translates to MKKQLTINEQEELLSILEKRFEKNANRHKGLDWSKIEAKLKANPSKLWSLDEMERTEGEPDVIGYDAKTDEYLFVDCSAESPKGRRSICYDHEALEKRKEHKPADSAINMAQEMGIEILNEEQYQELQKLGKFDAKTSSWILTPPEIRKLGGAIFSDFRYNTVFVYHNGAESYYAARGFRGLLRV; encoded by the coding sequence ATGAAAAAGCAACTGACAATAAACGAACAAGAAGAATTATTAAGCATTCTAGAAAAACGTTTTGAGAAGAATGCCAACCGCCATAAAGGTTTGGATTGGTCAAAAATAGAAGCTAAACTAAAAGCCAATCCATCAAAATTATGGTCTCTTGATGAAATGGAAAGGACTGAAGGCGAGCCAGACGTAATTGGATATGACGCTAAAACTGATGAATATCTTTTTGTAGATTGTTCTGCTGAAAGTCCGAAAGGACGTAGAAGCATCTGCTACGATCACGAAGCATTAGAAAAAAGAAAAGAGCACAAACCTGCTGATAGCGCTATTAATATGGCTCAAGAAATGGGAATTGAAATCTTAAATGAAGAGCAATACCAAGAATTGCAAAAATTGGGAAAATTTGATGCTAAAACTTCAAGTTGGATTTTAACTCCGCCAGAAATAAGAAAATTAGGAGGTGCTATTTTCTCAGATTTTAGATACAATACAGTTTTTGTGTATCATAATGGTGCAGAATCGTATTATGCTGCGAGAGGATTTCGCGGTTTGTTAAGAGTTTAA
- a CDS encoding DUF2200 domain-containing protein, producing MKNERVYKLLFSSVYPLYIQKVEKKGRTKEELDIVMKWLTGYNDKQLQEQIEKKVDFETFFAEAPELNPNVSKITGIICGYRVEEIEDPLMQKVRYLDKLVDEIAKGKKMEKILRE from the coding sequence ATGAAAAACGAAAGAGTATATAAATTACTATTCTCCAGTGTTTATCCTTTATATATTCAAAAGGTGGAAAAGAAGGGGAGAACCAAAGAAGAATTAGATATCGTAATGAAATGGCTTACAGGATATAACGATAAGCAGCTTCAAGAACAAATTGAGAAGAAAGTTGACTTTGAAACTTTCTTTGCAGAAGCTCCCGAATTAAACCCAAATGTTTCTAAAATTACTGGAATTATCTGTGGTTATCGCGTAGAGGAAATAGAAGATCCTTTGATGCAGAAAGTACGTTATCTTGATAAACTAGTAGACGAAATAGCCAAAGGCAAAAAAATGGAGAAGATTTTAAGAGAATAA
- a CDS encoding VOC family protein, producing MENNSNDETPKVTGLGGIFFFMDNPKETKEWYAKNLGLEINDWGSASFESRNLENPEQIESTQWCPFKKGDEYFSPSKKDFMVNYRVQNIEGLLEKLKANGVTVLDDIETYEYGKFVHIMDTEGNKIELWEP from the coding sequence ATGGAAAATAATTCAAATGACGAGACACCAAAAGTGACAGGACTTGGCGGAATTTTCTTTTTTATGGATAATCCGAAAGAAACCAAAGAATGGTATGCCAAAAATTTAGGATTAGAAATCAATGATTGGGGATCTGCAAGTTTTGAATCTAGAAACCTCGAAAACCCAGAACAGATTGAATCTACGCAGTGGTGTCCATTTAAGAAAGGCGATGAATATTTTTCTCCATCAAAAAAGGATTTTATGGTGAATTACCGTGTTCAGAATATTGAGGGACTTTTAGAAAAATTAAAAGCAAACGGAGTTACTGTTCTCGACGATATCGAAACTTACGAGTATGGCAAGTTTGTACATATTATGGACACAGAAGGCAATAAAATTGAGCTTTGGGAACCTTGA
- a CDS encoding serine O-acetyltransferase yields MDKSVLFAHHARGCTIVASKICENVVIFQNVSIGANLKYNKTSKEWENVGNPIIAKNVIIADGAKILGPILIGENSVIGAGAIITKNIPANSVAYGVNQFKPKDENYDLIFNSNMIDSQKMIEANKKLVADFNQGN; encoded by the coding sequence ATGGATAAAAGCGTCTTGTTTGCACACCATGCCCGCGGATGTACGATTGTAGCTTCTAAAATCTGTGAAAATGTTGTCATATTTCAAAATGTATCAATTGGAGCCAATTTAAAATACAATAAAACAAGTAAAGAATGGGAAAACGTGGGAAATCCTATCATTGCTAAAAATGTAATTATTGCTGACGGCGCCAAAATTTTAGGCCCAATCTTGATTGGAGAAAACTCGGTTATTGGTGCTGGGGCTATTATAACAAAAAATATTCCCGCAAATAGTGTGGCGTATGGCGTAAATCAATTTAAACCCAAGGATGAAAATTACGATTTGATCTTCAATTCCAATATGATTGATTCTCAGAAAATGATAGAGGCAAATAAAAAATTGGTAGCCGATTTTAATCAAGGAAATTAA
- a CDS encoding VOC family protein, with protein sequence MKTKMIWANLVTHDLQQTIQFYTNLGFKQNGQNTDEIVSFSIAENNFIINFFTTDRFKTALKGDLVNAKNENEIIFSLSAESREEVDLWYKKVKEIGGTIFSEPENFEQGYTFGFADPDGHKFNFLYWPGM encoded by the coding sequence ATGAAAACGAAAATGATATGGGCTAACTTGGTTACTCATGATTTACAGCAGACAATTCAATTTTATACCAATTTAGGCTTCAAACAAAACGGACAAAACACAGACGAAATCGTGAGTTTTTCTATTGCGGAGAATAATTTTATCATCAACTTTTTTACAACCGATAGATTCAAAACTGCTTTAAAGGGTGATTTAGTAAATGCCAAAAACGAAAATGAAATTATCTTTTCGCTTTCTGCCGAAAGTAGGGAAGAAGTTGACCTTTGGTACAAAAAAGTGAAAGAAATTGGCGGAACTATTTTTTCTGAGCCTGAGAATTTTGAGCAAGGTTATACTTTTGGTTTTGCAGATCCAGATGGACATAAATTCAATTTCTTGTATTGGCCAGGAATGTGA
- a CDS encoding chromate resistance protein ChrB domain-containing protein, with the protein MKWITRERPKIDRIACPWLIRKFVDPQSEFIYVPFDNVITKAKELNAIPFDIPNVEFTHYNEECTFDYIVKKYDIKDPAVKIIAGIVRGADTDRHEIAKESAGLWAISAGMGYNVKDDQELLEKGMILYDALYSWATHLYQQNHLQNSPFEKLLHEVYNKFLKDKKTSGKTPSWVKDLKNIIQDQIDAQFTFDLKKISNELDLNPSYLSREFSKHFEDLNFGEYVRKLRIEKAINLIENSTHTLTEIAYITGFSDQSHFTRIFKLHTGKNPSAYRKKSKK; encoded by the coding sequence ATGAAATGGATAACCAGAGAAAGACCCAAAATAGATCGAATTGCCTGTCCGTGGTTAATTCGAAAGTTTGTTGATCCTCAATCTGAGTTTATTTATGTTCCTTTTGATAATGTTATCACGAAAGCAAAAGAGCTGAATGCCATTCCGTTTGATATCCCAAACGTTGAATTTACGCATTACAATGAAGAATGCACTTTTGATTATATCGTTAAGAAATATGATATAAAAGATCCCGCAGTTAAAATTATTGCAGGAATCGTTCGCGGGGCAGATACCGACAGGCACGAAATCGCAAAAGAATCGGCTGGTCTTTGGGCTATTTCCGCTGGAATGGGTTATAATGTCAAAGATGATCAGGAATTGCTAGAAAAAGGTATGATATTGTATGATGCCTTATACAGCTGGGCTACACATTTATATCAGCAAAACCATCTACAGAACAGTCCGTTCGAAAAATTGCTGCATGAAGTTTATAACAAGTTTCTAAAAGACAAAAAAACATCAGGGAAAACACCTTCATGGGTAAAGGATTTGAAAAACATAATTCAAGATCAGATTGATGCTCAATTTACTTTTGATTTAAAGAAAATTTCGAACGAATTAGATTTAAATCCGTCCTATTTATCACGAGAATTTTCAAAACATTTTGAAGATTTAAATTTTGGCGAATACGTTAGAAAACTCCGTATCGAAAAAGCAATTAATCTTATTGAAAATTCGACTCATACTTTAACTGAAATTGCTTACATAACAGGCTTTTCAGACCAAAGCCATTTTACTAGAATTTTTAAACTCCATACCGGAAAAAATCCTTCTGCTTATAGAAAAAAGTCAAAAAAGTAA
- a CDS encoding endonuclease V produces the protein MILAFDTYYFDQKAKTICLDFANWNEDRDFKIHSETIDNVSEYIPGEFYKRELPCILSLLNQIDLSKIEVIVVDGFVYLNDEQKYGLGGHLYEKLNKQIPIIGVAKTNFASIEKNKKALFRGDSKKPLYITSIGIDLDEAYKKVESMHGEFRMPTLLKELDRLTKENLETEKEEKTHI, from the coding sequence ATGATCCTAGCTTTTGATACTTATTACTTTGACCAAAAAGCAAAAACAATCTGTCTTGACTTTGCGAATTGGAATGAAGATAGAGATTTTAAAATTCATTCTGAAACAATAGACAATGTATCAGAATATATTCCTGGCGAATTTTATAAAAGAGAATTACCATGTATTTTGAGTTTGTTAAACCAAATAGATTTGTCTAAGATTGAAGTTATTGTTGTTGATGGTTTTGTATACTTAAATGACGAACAGAAATATGGTTTAGGAGGTCATCTGTACGAAAAGCTAAATAAACAAATTCCGATTATTGGTGTTGCTAAAACGAATTTTGCTTCTATAGAAAAAAATAAAAAAGCTTTGTTTAGAGGAGATAGCAAGAAGCCGTTGTACATTACTTCTATCGGAATTGATTTGGATGAAGCTTATAAAAAAGTCGAAAGCATGCATGGAGAATTTAGAATGCCAACTTTATTAAAAGAATTAGATAGATTGACGAAGGAAAATTTAGAAACAGAAAAAGAGGAAAAGACACATATATAA